The following proteins come from a genomic window of Nitrososphaerales archaeon:
- a CDS encoding secondary thiamine-phosphate synthase enzyme YjbQ — protein MAVITKTMKIRTKGELQMINITEEVEAVVRESKVSDGIATIFVPGSTAAVTTIEYEPGLLKDFPEMLERVAPRNIRYEHEQMWHDGNGHSHVRASLIGPSLTVPFVHKQLALGTWQQIVLIELDIRSRERKLVVQVIGE, from the coding sequence ATGGCAGTAATAACAAAAACAATGAAAATTCGAACGAAAGGTGAACTGCAGATGATCAACATAACTGAAGAAGTGGAAGCCGTTGTTAGGGAGAGTAAAGTTAGTGACGGGATTGCAACCATATTTGTTCCAGGATCAACTGCTGCCGTTACAACGATAGAATACGAGCCTGGATTGCTCAAGGACTTTCCGGAAATGCTGGAGAGGGTTGCGCCAAGGAACATAAGGTACGAGCATGAGCAGATGTGGCATGACGGCAATGGGCATTCGCATGTAAGAGCGTCTTTGATAGGGCCATCATTAACTGTGCCCTTTGTCCATAAACAGTTAGCTCTAGGCACATGGCAGCAGATAGTGTTGATAGAGCTTGATATCAGGAGCAGGGAAAGAAAACTAGTTGTGCAGGTAATTGGAGAGTGA
- a CDS encoding M1 family aminopeptidase, which translates to MSAQASRKFELAGSKPNYVPTKQFAIKHMKLELKPDFEGKSITCKQTLIINAIQDKLDHIILDAAELNIITVDMNEESLRFKTVDDKLRIELPSPIDEGETIALTVGYSARPRQGFYFVKPDSYYPNKQLQAWTQGEASLSKYWFPCFDHPDMKFTSEMIIEVPSEFIAISNGKLVDVAKSGKTRYHWVEDHVHPAYLTSVVIGKYEEIRENYNGIDLLYYVPSDKVENAALSFSNTRNMMKFFEEYIGVKYPYDKYSQVTVDDFIYGGMENVSATTLTMDTLHDKKAHIDFTSDHLVSHELAHQWFGDLVTCRDWQHVWLNESFATYFEALSWLNSKGEDEFNYYMMQLAEEYFEEASKRYKRPIVTNVYKHPDDLFDRHTYEKGACTLHMLRSIVGDSVFRKAVKLYVERFSYKNAETDDFRKCVEEASGISLQRFFEQYLYKPGHLELTVEFMYDHYSKVSTIKVAQTQNTEDGTPIYSFPLDVHIVTHSGEKQYKFNIDSKESSLHVTLDAEPMWFSVDPANKLLKRMDVKVSKQMLIEQLRNGNTVERIYAAKALSNFASDDVIQALKEKMLNDAFWGVSAQCAQALGNIKTDAAYSALVDGLKAKHPKVRRAVVKAIGEFKKPESVPLLQPLLESDESYFVQSEAATSLGKSTSKEVFATLLKALRIRSFNEVVASGALAGLGELKDEIASHVLIEQSKLGKHHKVREAATLALGKFAKNNDRVIDHLKQLLKDPWFKVRINAIKAFAEAQESKAIPDIEWVASNDIDPRVRRMAEENVMVIKESMQVPKEVTQMREEVDKLRAMNLELVQRLDKLEREVK; encoded by the coding sequence ATGTCCGCACAAGCGAGTAGAAAGTTTGAGCTGGCTGGAAGCAAACCAAATTACGTTCCGACCAAGCAGTTTGCGATAAAACATATGAAACTTGAGCTCAAGCCAGATTTTGAGGGAAAGAGCATCACGTGCAAGCAGACGCTTATAATTAATGCTATACAGGATAAACTGGATCATATAATCTTGGATGCTGCTGAGCTGAACATAATAACAGTTGATATGAACGAGGAATCATTACGGTTCAAGACCGTGGATGACAAACTGAGGATAGAACTACCTTCGCCAATAGATGAGGGCGAGACCATCGCCCTTACTGTAGGTTACAGCGCAAGACCTAGGCAGGGCTTTTACTTCGTAAAGCCTGATAGCTATTATCCAAACAAACAGCTTCAGGCGTGGACGCAGGGAGAAGCTTCTCTGTCCAAATACTGGTTTCCATGTTTTGATCATCCTGACATGAAATTCACGAGCGAAATGATCATTGAGGTTCCCAGCGAGTTCATTGCAATATCCAATGGAAAGCTTGTGGACGTTGCCAAATCTGGCAAAACAAGATATCATTGGGTGGAGGATCATGTGCATCCAGCGTATCTAACTTCTGTTGTAATTGGAAAATATGAGGAGATCAGGGAGAACTATAATGGTATTGATCTACTTTATTATGTCCCATCGGATAAAGTTGAGAACGCAGCACTATCCTTCTCGAACACAAGAAACATGATGAAGTTTTTTGAAGAGTACATCGGTGTAAAGTATCCGTATGATAAATATTCCCAGGTTACAGTTGATGACTTTATCTACGGCGGAATGGAGAACGTCAGTGCAACCACGCTTACGATGGACACGCTGCATGACAAGAAGGCTCACATAGATTTTACAAGCGACCATCTTGTCTCCCATGAACTTGCACATCAGTGGTTTGGTGACTTGGTAACATGCAGGGACTGGCAGCACGTATGGCTCAACGAATCATTTGCAACTTACTTTGAAGCACTTTCATGGTTGAACAGCAAAGGAGAGGATGAATTCAATTACTATATGATGCAGTTAGCAGAGGAATATTTTGAGGAAGCTTCCAAAAGATACAAGAGGCCTATAGTTACTAACGTGTACAAGCACCCTGACGACCTTTTTGATCGTCATACATATGAGAAGGGCGCATGCACGCTTCACATGTTGAGGAGTATTGTTGGTGATAGCGTATTTAGAAAAGCCGTTAAACTTTATGTGGAAAGGTTCAGCTACAAAAATGCCGAGACTGATGACTTTAGAAAATGTGTGGAGGAGGCATCTGGCATAAGCCTGCAGCGGTTCTTCGAGCAGTATCTCTACAAACCGGGGCACCTTGAACTTACAGTTGAGTTCATGTATGACCATTATTCTAAGGTATCTACAATAAAGGTAGCGCAGACACAAAACACAGAGGATGGAACGCCGATATACTCCTTCCCGCTAGATGTGCATATTGTAACACATAGTGGCGAGAAGCAATACAAGTTTAACATAGATTCAAAGGAGTCTTCACTCCACGTTACACTTGACGCCGAGCCAATGTGGTTCAGCGTTGATCCAGCGAACAAGTTGCTTAAGAGAATGGACGTGAAGGTCTCTAAGCAGATGCTTATTGAACAGTTAAGGAATGGAAATACCGTAGAAAGAATTTATGCTGCAAAAGCCCTGTCCAATTTTGCATCTGACGATGTGATACAGGCATTAAAAGAAAAGATGCTGAATGACGCCTTCTGGGGCGTGTCTGCTCAATGTGCACAAGCGCTAGGTAATATCAAGACCGATGCTGCCTACAGCGCATTGGTAGATGGTCTAAAGGCAAAGCATCCTAAAGTAAGGAGGGCCGTTGTAAAAGCGATTGGAGAGTTCAAGAAACCAGAAAGTGTTCCATTGCTCCAGCCATTACTGGAGAGTGACGAGAGTTACTTTGTGCAGTCTGAGGCTGCTACCTCCCTTGGAAAATCTACCTCCAAGGAAGTATTTGCCACACTGCTGAAGGCATTGCGCATAAGATCGTTCAACGAGGTTGTAGCATCGGGGGCACTTGCCGGCTTGGGTGAGTTGAAGGATGAGATTGCATCACATGTGTTAATAGAGCAGTCGAAACTGGGCAAGCACCACAAGGTAAGAGAGGCTGCAACACTCGCACTTGGCAAGTTTGCTAAGAATAATGATAGGGTCATCGATCATCTGAAGCAATTGCTAAAGGATCCATGGTTCAAGGTCAGGATAAATGCGATCAAGGCATTTGCGGAGGCACAGGAATCCAAGGCTATTCCAGATATTGAATGGGTTGCAAGTAACGACATTGACCCTAGAGTAAGGAGAATGGCGGAGGAGAACGTGATGGTGATTAAAGAATCGATGCAGGTGCCAAAGGAGGTTACGCAGATGAGGGAGGAGGTGGACAAGTTGAGGGCAATGAACTTAGAACTTGTGCAGAGGCTTGACAAATTGGAGAGAGAAGTGAAATGA
- a CDS encoding metallophosphoesterase: protein MLKGIIDRSRLVTDVDFSLLVKNTSTMQAQERQGGMSGDSIVKEGLVRIKKGRKLIFVGDLHGDIDSLAVILQKSGFLNDLSSIIVFLGDYGDRGAESVEVYYVILYLKTRFPDRVILMRGNHEGPESMPFYPHDLPDQCLTKFSSSGEQIYSQLRSLFDLMYHAVILENSYLILHGGVPVNFETVNDLAYASKTNSETKHLEEILWNDPREIEGSEPSARGYGKYFGKDVTERALRLVNARALIRAHEVCNGFKVNHDGRVLTIFSCKAPYGNRDAAYLVVNRNSYNLNADELSRTVELI, encoded by the coding sequence GTGCTAAAAGGAATAATCGACAGATCGCGTCTGGTAACTGATGTGGATTTCTCTCTACTTGTAAAAAACACTTCTACCATGCAGGCGCAGGAGAGGCAGGGTGGAATGTCGGGCGATTCCATTGTTAAAGAAGGTCTTGTTAGAATCAAGAAAGGAAGAAAATTGATATTTGTGGGAGATCTGCATGGCGATATAGATAGTTTAGCTGTTATACTGCAGAAGAGTGGTTTCTTGAACGACCTCTCAAGCATAATAGTATTCTTGGGTGATTATGGAGATAGGGGCGCTGAGTCTGTTGAGGTATACTACGTAATACTTTACCTGAAGACAAGGTTCCCGGACCGTGTCATACTTATGCGTGGCAACCATGAGGGCCCTGAAAGCATGCCTTTCTACCCCCACGATCTGCCAGATCAATGTCTAACTAAATTTAGCAGCAGTGGTGAACAGATCTATTCACAACTACGTTCGCTGTTCGACCTGATGTACCATGCCGTCATTCTGGAAAACTCGTACTTGATACTGCATGGAGGTGTTCCAGTTAATTTTGAAACAGTTAACGATCTTGCGTATGCTAGTAAGACAAATAGTGAGACAAAGCATCTAGAGGAAATACTATGGAATGATCCTAGAGAGATTGAGGGTTCTGAGCCATCCGCAAGAGGATACGGAAAGTACTTCGGTAAGGATGTTACGGAAAGGGCATTGCGACTAGTCAACGCAAGAGCGCTGATAAGGGCACATGAGGTGTGCAATGGATTCAAGGTGAACCACGATGGCCGGGTCCTTACAATATTTTCCTGCAAGGCACCATATGGCAACCGTGATGCTGCATACCTTGTCGTTAATAGGAACAGCTACAACCTTAATGCAGATGAACTCTCAAGAACAGTAGAATTAATCTAA
- the hsp14 gene encoding archaeal heat shock protein Hsp14, which produces MGFGRYVVKEIIREMGSKSREFFEFVSPPVDIVEDGNELLIVADLAGFDKKNITLKINDSTLSITAAREPIEHAGTSYWQQRPLKIEKKIHLPMKIKEGEEALGKAKYANGVLEIRIPISGGTIAIQ; this is translated from the coding sequence ATGGGATTTGGAAGATACGTGGTCAAGGAGATCATCAGGGAGATGGGTAGCAAGTCCAGAGAGTTCTTCGAATTTGTCTCACCACCAGTTGATATTGTAGAAGATGGGAATGAACTTCTTATAGTCGCTGACCTTGCTGGATTTGACAAGAAGAATATAACCCTCAAGATAAATGACAGCACGCTCTCAATTACTGCGGCAAGGGAACCGATTGAGCATGCTGGAACTTCCTACTGGCAGCAGAGGCCGTTGAAGATTGAAAAGAAGATACATTTACCGATGAAGATCAAGGAAGGTGAGGAGGCACTTGGAAAGGCCAAGTACGCCAATGGAGTACTTGAAATCCGCATACCGATAAGCGGTGGCACAATAGCTATACAATGA
- a CDS encoding 4-phosphopantoate--beta-alanine ligase codes for MLRNIPRNHPRAKSLRIRERLVDGFRNNIVVEEGLIAHGRGEAFDYLIRERTSKYALHAMRCAVAHMLLARRPVISVNGNVTCLCPKDIVELAEVTNAAIEVNLFYRTLGRELSIEKLLVANGAKKVLGIGSRASVTIPELMSERRRVDPDGIYAADVVLIPLEDGDRTEALVRMGKRVIAVDLNPLSRTAQKANVTIVDNVVRTMARMVRLARQMKRMKRKELRKIAYEFDNKKNLDSSLKLILSGLKLNGAYGKDHC; via the coding sequence ATGTTAAGAAACATCCCTCGCAACCATCCTAGAGCCAAGTCACTGAGGATAAGGGAGAGGCTGGTTGATGGGTTCCGTAATAATATAGTGGTTGAGGAAGGGTTGATTGCGCATGGGAGAGGAGAGGCCTTTGACTATCTTATCAGGGAAAGAACTAGCAAGTATGCGCTTCATGCAATGAGGTGTGCGGTTGCTCATATGCTTTTAGCAAGGAGGCCGGTTATCTCCGTAAACGGCAATGTAACATGCCTGTGCCCTAAAGATATAGTTGAACTTGCTGAAGTAACCAATGCTGCAATAGAGGTAAACTTGTTCTACAGGACGCTTGGCAGGGAACTTTCTATAGAGAAGCTACTGGTTGCCAATGGTGCGAAGAAGGTGCTGGGCATAGGGAGCAGGGCATCTGTAACCATCCCTGAATTGATGAGCGAGAGAAGGAGGGTCGACCCAGACGGAATCTATGCTGCTGACGTAGTTTTGATACCACTGGAGGACGGCGACAGGACCGAGGCACTGGTAAGGATGGGTAAGAGAGTAATTGCTGTTGATTTGAATCCATTATCTAGGACTGCTCAAAAGGCTAATGTTACAATAGTTGATAACGTTGTTAGAACGATGGCTAGGATGGTAAGACTTGCCAGACAGATGAAAAGGATGAAGAGGAAGGAGCTACGGAAAATAGCATATGAGTTTGATAACAAGAAGAACCTAGATTCTTCTCTCAAGTTAATTCTTAGCGGGTTGAAGTTGAATGGAGCATATGGGAAAGACCACTGTTAG
- a CDS encoding AarF/ABC1/UbiB kinase family protein has product MAGGSRAKGRAIKVALALLPVAIRFKQDRKEWVRKEGKNIDEEKFRRNAGRAVSTFIKLGPSFVKLGQWLSTRADLLPEPYLEEFAKLQDDVPPASFEDVRGIIEEELGPLEQKFDSFDTNCISGASLGQVYRARYRDRDVIVKVNRPHIHEIVSRDIEALKRLLPLAIRFVDKNIGFSAESMFTQFVETVYEEMDYKIEAENLMRIKKNLSGESKVIIPNVYPDRSSRRVLTLEYIPGVKVTDAKKLDEMGIDKAKLVIRVHRLFFKMLLRHEIFHADPHPGNIAVTDDGSLILYDFGMVGRLDNETRLRLVRLYLSLVEKEPARTVNVLQSLGALSPEANTRVIEKGISFAIQEMHGKKVDEMEVRALMDLANKTMTRFPFRLPKQLALYMRMASILEGIYLTLKVDFQFVKVLKGLLEEEGLLKEAYAEEFKDTLNRFARALNDTMTVAPLIKLYLENQNNAHANPNRNALVAGSIITASVIIGSFIIIQTNQFWGQIGFIASAAIMGMSILINKRR; this is encoded by the coding sequence ATGGCAGGTGGATCAAGAGCAAAGGGTAGAGCGATCAAGGTTGCGCTTGCGCTGTTACCAGTTGCAATCAGGTTCAAACAAGACAGGAAGGAGTGGGTTAGGAAAGAGGGCAAGAACATAGACGAGGAAAAGTTTAGGAGGAATGCAGGTAGAGCTGTAAGCACTTTTATAAAACTCGGACCATCATTTGTGAAGCTGGGGCAGTGGCTTTCAACAAGGGCGGATCTTTTACCAGAACCATACTTGGAAGAATTTGCCAAGCTGCAGGACGATGTTCCACCTGCGTCGTTCGAGGATGTTAGAGGTATTATAGAGGAGGAGCTGGGGCCTTTGGAACAGAAGTTTGATTCCTTTGATACTAACTGTATTTCAGGTGCAAGCCTTGGTCAGGTGTACAGGGCTCGCTACAGAGATAGAGATGTTATAGTGAAGGTGAACAGGCCGCATATACACGAAATTGTAAGCAGGGATATAGAAGCGTTGAAGAGGCTTTTGCCATTGGCAATCCGCTTTGTTGATAAGAACATTGGATTTTCTGCAGAATCTATGTTCACCCAGTTCGTAGAAACTGTTTACGAGGAAATGGATTACAAGATAGAAGCTGAAAATCTGATGCGGATAAAGAAGAACCTATCAGGTGAAAGTAAAGTAATAATTCCTAATGTGTACCCTGACAGGAGCAGCAGAAGGGTTCTTACACTGGAATACATTCCTGGAGTGAAGGTTACGGATGCGAAGAAACTTGATGAGATGGGCATAGACAAAGCTAAGCTTGTTATCAGAGTTCATAGGCTTTTCTTCAAGATGCTGCTTAGACATGAGATATTTCATGCCGATCCGCATCCTGGTAACATAGCTGTTACCGATGATGGTTCACTCATACTGTATGACTTTGGTATGGTAGGAAGGCTTGACAACGAGACTAGGCTTAGACTTGTTAGACTATATCTCTCCCTGGTAGAAAAGGAACCTGCAAGAACCGTAAACGTTCTGCAAAGTCTAGGTGCTCTATCGCCAGAAGCTAACACACGTGTTATTGAAAAAGGCATAAGCTTTGCAATACAGGAAATGCATGGCAAGAAGGTCGATGAGATGGAGGTGAGGGCATTGATGGACCTTGCCAACAAAACGATGACAAGGTTTCCTTTCAGACTTCCAAAACAGCTTGCATTGTATATGAGGATGGCATCCATACTTGAAGGGATCTATCTTACGTTAAAGGTCGACTTTCAATTTGTCAAGGTGTTGAAAGGGTTGTTAGAGGAAGAGGGCTTGCTAAAGGAGGCCTATGCCGAAGAGTTTAAGGACACTTTGAACAGGTTTGCAAGGGCATTGAACGATACCATGACAGTCGCTCCGTTGATCAAATTATATCTTGAGAACCAAAACAATGCTCATGCGAACCCAAATAGGAATGCATTGGTAGCTGGAAGCATCATTACTGCATCTGTGATAATAGGCTCATTCATCATAATACAAACAAATCAGTTCTGGGGTCAGATCGGATTCATAGCTTCAGCTGCCATCATGGGCATGTCAATTTTGATAAACAAAAGAAGATGA
- a CDS encoding NUDIX hydrolase, producing the protein MTSRRVYDGKIISVRVDNVWINGRQAVREVVEHGGSAAILPLIDDTIVMEKQYRYAIDRELYEIPAGTLEDGENPEDCARRELIEETGYEAGKLEALMRCYMTPGYCTELIHFFVATDLKEVSHEMDPDEQLNVVEIKVDEAVKMILNGEIQDAKTICAVLTYLASKG; encoded by the coding sequence GTGACAAGCAGGCGTGTATATGATGGAAAGATAATCAGTGTAAGGGTTGATAACGTGTGGATCAACGGTAGGCAAGCGGTAAGGGAAGTTGTCGAACATGGTGGCTCAGCCGCTATACTTCCATTGATTGATGATACAATAGTCATGGAGAAGCAATACAGGTATGCAATTGATAGGGAGCTCTACGAGATCCCTGCTGGAACGCTTGAAGACGGAGAAAATCCCGAAGATTGTGCTAGAAGGGAGCTGATCGAGGAGACGGGGTATGAGGCTGGGAAGTTAGAAGCTCTTATGAGATGCTACATGACCCCTGGCTACTGCACCGAACTGATACACTTCTTTGTTGCTACCGATCTGAAGGAGGTAAGTCATGAAATGGATCCTGATGAGCAGCTTAACGTCGTTGAGATAAAGGTAGATGAAGCTGTAAAGATGATCTTGAATGGAGAGATTCAGGATGCCAAGACTATATGTGCAGTGCTTACCTATCTTGCAAGCAAAGGTTAA
- the tmk gene encoding dTMP kinase: MLLVIEGSDKAGKATQTQLLKEDLERRGVSVGTLAFPVYNTKIGEEIRAFLHGERNYSAQVRHMLLSANRWEMRDVIEKMLRENNIVILNRYYQSNLVYGLASGLKLEWLSVLDEGLPKEDVVIVLDVPAEVSIQRMATKGDIFEMSDDIMHKVPQLYRELARKYGWILVNGDKSREDVHREIMSIVEDVTEQKH, translated from the coding sequence ATGCTTCTAGTAATAGAGGGAAGTGATAAGGCTGGCAAGGCAACACAGACACAATTGCTAAAGGAGGATCTGGAGAGGAGGGGAGTTAGTGTTGGTACGCTAGCGTTTCCGGTGTATAACACAAAGATAGGTGAAGAGATCAGAGCCTTTCTACATGGAGAAAGGAATTACAGCGCACAGGTCAGGCATATGTTACTGTCGGCAAATAGGTGGGAGATGAGAGATGTAATAGAAAAGATGTTAAGGGAGAACAATATTGTGATACTGAACAGGTATTACCAATCGAACCTAGTTTACGGTTTAGCCAGTGGCTTAAAGTTGGAATGGTTAAGTGTATTGGATGAAGGGCTGCCAAAGGAAGATGTTGTTATAGTGCTTGATGTTCCTGCGGAGGTTTCTATACAGAGGATGGCAACCAAGGGAGATATCTTTGAGATGAGTGACGATATCATGCACAAAGTACCGCAATTGTACAGAGAACTTGCTCGCAAGTATGGATGGATCTTGGTTAATGGCGATAAAAGTAGGGAAGACGTGCACCGGGAAATTATGAGTATTGTAGAGGATGTGACGGAACAAAAACATTAA
- the panB gene encoding 3-methyl-2-oxobutanoate hydroxymethyltransferase — protein MGKTTVSDIVSMKYKRRISVLTAYDFTTATICDKTGIDILLVGDSAGMVMLGYNTTTPVTMDEMVLFCGAVARGSKRAMVVADMPFMSYQVDVTGAVRNACRFVKEANADAVKLEGGEEISATVKAIVRAGVPVMGHIGLLPQTAPMWQGYRVQGKDKESAIKLIQDAKALERAGVYCIVLEKVATEVAKIITESVKVPTIGIGSGNFCDGQVLVIHDMLGLYQQMKPRFVKRYAELGDEIGKAVTSYMSDVESGRFPAEENTFHMDAKEYEELKDLGVIEKE, from the coding sequence ATGGGAAAGACCACTGTTAGCGACATTGTTTCAATGAAGTATAAGAGAAGGATAAGTGTACTTACTGCTTACGATTTTACAACCGCAACAATCTGTGATAAGACAGGCATTGATATTTTGCTTGTAGGAGACAGTGCTGGTATGGTCATGCTTGGCTACAATACAACTACTCCTGTTACAATGGATGAAATGGTGCTATTTTGTGGAGCTGTTGCTAGAGGGAGTAAGAGGGCAATGGTGGTAGCAGATATGCCTTTCATGTCCTATCAGGTTGATGTTACCGGAGCGGTTAGAAACGCGTGCAGGTTTGTGAAGGAAGCCAACGCTGATGCTGTTAAGCTTGAGGGAGGGGAAGAGATTTCTGCTACTGTAAAGGCCATTGTTAGGGCTGGCGTGCCGGTCATGGGGCATATAGGATTGCTGCCCCAAACCGCTCCCATGTGGCAGGGGTATAGGGTTCAGGGCAAGGATAAGGAATCTGCTATCAAGTTAATACAGGATGCAAAAGCGCTGGAGAGGGCTGGTGTGTATTGCATAGTTCTGGAGAAGGTCGCTACAGAAGTAGCAAAGATAATTACCGAGTCTGTTAAGGTTCCGACCATAGGAATTGGATCCGGTAATTTTTGTGATGGTCAGGTACTGGTAATACATGATATGCTGGGATTGTATCAGCAGATGAAGCCAAGGTTTGTTAAGAGATATGCTGAGCTGGGAGATGAGATAGGCAAGGCAGTAACGTCGTACATGAGCGATGTTGAGAGCGGAAGATTTCCAGCAGAAGAAAATACATTTCACATGGATGCAAAGGAATATGAGGAGTTGAAGGATTTGGGCGTGATAGAGAAGGAGTGA
- a CDS encoding pantoate kinase — translation MRAEAFSPGHVTGFVQFPMQHDDPLLNGSLGAGFSISSGIRTRVSVEEGKRCSVFVNGKHDDAEVSRYVVGEYLALLKKNYSIIVEHESQIPIGYGLGASGAAALSLSYALNEALGRPLTNLQAAQIAHKADFTCRCGVGTVIAEFHGGFEMRLNAGAPGIGLVEKIPVYGRKAVLFCIAPVSTKEFLTNKVQLMNGIGGKMLSRLINNKSIDTFVDLSLEFAKSIGFMSDRCEQIIEDLLANGYRASTAMFGETVFLIVNDDVHSVKKILDRYDGKMLVCSIDNYGARTC, via the coding sequence ATGCGTGCCGAAGCATTCTCACCCGGGCATGTAACTGGCTTTGTTCAGTTCCCTATGCAACATGACGATCCATTGCTCAATGGATCGCTTGGGGCTGGATTTTCCATAAGCAGCGGCATTAGAACAAGGGTAAGCGTTGAAGAAGGTAAAAGATGTTCCGTATTTGTCAATGGGAAGCATGACGATGCTGAAGTGTCCAGGTATGTCGTAGGCGAATACCTTGCATTGCTGAAGAAAAATTATAGCATCATTGTTGAGCATGAGTCTCAAATTCCTATTGGGTACGGGCTGGGTGCAAGCGGCGCAGCAGCACTAAGTTTGTCATATGCACTTAACGAAGCACTTGGCAGACCACTTACCAACCTTCAAGCAGCTCAGATCGCACACAAGGCAGATTTTACTTGTAGGTGCGGTGTCGGCACTGTTATTGCAGAGTTTCATGGTGGGTTTGAGATGCGATTAAATGCCGGGGCACCTGGCATTGGACTAGTAGAAAAGATTCCGGTTTATGGTAGGAAAGCGGTACTGTTTTGCATTGCCCCTGTTTCAACAAAAGAATTTCTTACCAACAAGGTGCAATTGATGAATGGTATTGGTGGAAAGATGCTTTCCAGATTGATAAATAACAAGTCGATCGACACCTTCGTGGATTTATCACTAGAATTTGCCAAGTCGATTGGATTCATGAGCGACAGGTGCGAGCAGATCATTGAAGACTTGCTTGCTAATGGTTACAGGGCATCAACAGCAATGTTTGGTGAGACTGTATTTTTAATTGTCAATGATGATGTTCATAGTGTTAAGAAAATTCTTGATAGATATGATGGAAAGATGCTGGTGTGCAGTATCGATAACTATGGAGCTAGAACATGTTAA
- a CDS encoding phosphate uptake regulator PhoU gives MVKYARRLQRIGSSALVSLPNEWVRNNSLDKGATVVMEVGKDNSIIVYPTGSEQEEVKEIVIQYPSKYNDAIVNEITGAYLLGYDVIKVKGNMQISYDDREMIKEVIRKMVGMEIVDEDAYNITAQFLLDASTLDPAKILYRMSSIVSGMYKDSVTSLTDKDPNLLKIISRRDDEVDRQYFLLVRLIRSAIMNPKLASKLGLSNIDMLDYRIAANLFESAGDATVDLAKAISNADQLKKSGGLKRVAELIESIHDTALSAFAKKNRADSIRAIKQYSKFKDLLDSVKQNATANTLNIIYQMDKIARCWVDVVDLVKPIPSAGS, from the coding sequence ATGGTCAAATACGCGAGAAGGCTGCAGAGGATTGGAAGCAGTGCACTTGTTTCGCTACCAAATGAGTGGGTAAGGAACAACAGTCTGGACAAGGGCGCTACCGTTGTTATGGAAGTGGGCAAAGATAATTCGATTATAGTTTACCCTACAGGGAGCGAGCAGGAGGAGGTAAAGGAAATTGTCATACAGTATCCATCAAAGTATAATGATGCCATAGTGAATGAAATTACCGGCGCGTATCTGCTGGGCTATGATGTTATAAAAGTGAAAGGGAACATGCAGATTTCGTATGATGATAGAGAGATGATCAAGGAAGTTATTAGGAAGATGGTGGGCATGGAGATAGTTGACGAAGACGCTTATAATATAACCGCACAGTTCCTGCTTGACGCTTCAACGCTCGATCCTGCGAAGATTCTCTACCGAATGAGCTCCATTGTATCTGGAATGTATAAAGATAGTGTAACGTCTTTAACTGATAAGGACCCCAACTTGCTAAAGATAATTAGTAGGAGAGACGATGAAGTCGACAGGCAGTACTTCCTTCTGGTGAGGTTGATTAGAAGCGCAATTATGAATCCTAAACTTGCCAGTAAGTTGGGTTTATCAAACATAGACATGCTTGACTACAGGATCGCGGCAAACCTTTTCGAGAGTGCCGGTGATGCCACGGTTGACCTTGCAAAAGCCATTTCAAATGCGGATCAGCTGAAGAAATCGGGTGGGTTGAAGAGAGTGGCCGAGCTTATAGAAAGCATACATGACACTGCATTAAGCGCATTTGCAAAGAAAAACAGGGCAGATTCTATAAGAGCAATAAAGCAGTATTCAAAATTCAAAGACCTTCTTGATTCTGTCAAGCAAAATGCTACAGCAAATACGCTGAATATAATATACCAGATGGATAAGATCGCTAGGTGCTGGGTAGATGTCGTTGATCTTGTGAAGCCTATACCATCTGCAGGCTCATAG